One genomic window of Desulfovibrio psychrotolerans includes the following:
- a CDS encoding hybrid sensor histidine kinase/response regulator: MLNKSNQGHAFAFACDGQGGNCTLVLDKKGYFSDRESAFSTMSMPDDLARKQFGKLLLEAAESGFSLCDQVMLPRENGRCERFSLFGIKRIDHVFVIAVQSPQHIFPLYEDLMKMINEQSQMLRETQRRSVTEPQAARSPDRNIDFLQELMELNNELANMQRQIAKKNSLLQEQEKRFRSLATATPDPQIVLAADNTFLFLNPAAEAILARRNEDSVGIPCLLDFNSSPELCFSSSGNHICVEVRSTEIQWNNQPARLISLRDITERKQVEQMKEDVQRIAQHDLISPLNPIVNIPELLQKDNNLTREQKNMLRTISRAGVRMLHMIRLSLDLHKMETGRFEFSPEPVDLLETFHDILADQSQNMLSRQVEVALHVDNRHACVDEKLYVSAQPMLCYSLFSNLVLNSMEASQPGDTVLISLHSGNDGRVRTDIHNNGAVPHAVRARFFDKYATAGKTHGTGLGTYSARLIANTLHGNIAMHTSETAGTTVTVHLPAARQADMPEPLSSPIPDQLWHCATILIADDEPVNRLITKRLLEKSGFRVLLAEDGEQALQRLRQHPCDAVLMDVQMPKLDGIQATKAIRHGEAGKHHAAIPVIALTAFMHKEELAPCMEAGMTTVVRKPLDMDELLTVLRNLL; the protein is encoded by the coding sequence ATGCTTAACAAAAGCAATCAGGGGCACGCCTTTGCCTTTGCCTGCGACGGGCAGGGAGGCAACTGCACCCTTGTGCTGGACAAAAAGGGATACTTTTCAGACAGGGAAAGCGCTTTTTCCACCATGTCCATGCCGGACGACCTCGCCCGCAAACAGTTCGGCAAACTGTTGCTTGAAGCTGCAGAATCAGGCTTCTCCCTTTGCGACCAAGTGATGTTGCCCAGAGAAAATGGACGCTGCGAAAGGTTCTCTCTCTTTGGTATCAAGCGCATCGATCACGTTTTCGTCATCGCCGTACAGTCGCCGCAGCATATCTTCCCCTTGTATGAAGACCTGATGAAGATGATCAACGAGCAAAGCCAAATGCTGCGCGAGACGCAACGCCGCTCGGTAACAGAACCGCAGGCTGCGCGATCACCGGACAGAAACATCGACTTCCTGCAGGAGCTGATGGAACTGAACAACGAACTCGCCAACATGCAGAGGCAGATCGCGAAAAAGAACAGCTTACTGCAGGAACAGGAAAAACGGTTCAGAAGTCTGGCAACAGCCACCCCTGATCCGCAGATTGTCCTTGCTGCGGACAACACCTTCCTTTTCCTTAACCCGGCGGCGGAAGCCATTCTCGCCAGACGCAACGAAGATTCCGTGGGCATCCCCTGCCTGCTGGATTTCAACAGTTCGCCCGAACTCTGTTTTTCCTCAAGTGGCAACCATATATGTGTGGAAGTCCGCAGCACAGAGATTCAGTGGAATAACCAGCCTGCGCGTCTTATCTCCCTGCGGGATATAACTGAACGCAAGCAGGTGGAGCAGATGAAGGAAGACGTGCAGCGCATTGCCCAGCACGACCTCATCTCTCCGCTCAATCCCATTGTCAACATTCCGGAATTACTCCAAAAAGACAACAACCTTACCCGTGAGCAAAAAAACATGCTGCGCACGATCTCACGAGCGGGCGTCCGCATGCTGCACATGATACGCCTTTCGCTGGATCTGCATAAAATGGAGACGGGCCGCTTTGAGTTTTCCCCTGAACCTGTGGATCTTCTAGAAACATTCCATGACATTCTTGCCGACCAGTCCCAGAACATGCTCTCCCGGCAAGTCGAAGTAGCCCTGCATGTGGATAACCGCCACGCCTGTGTGGACGAAAAACTCTATGTCTCAGCACAGCCCATGCTCTGCTACTCTCTTTTTTCCAATCTGGTGCTCAACAGCATGGAAGCGTCGCAACCGGGAGACACGGTCCTCATATCTCTGCATTCCGGAAACGATGGACGTGTACGCACAGACATTCACAACAACGGGGCCGTACCGCATGCTGTCCGGGCCCGTTTTTTTGATAAATACGCCACAGCAGGCAAGACGCATGGAACAGGTCTGGGAACATACTCTGCGCGACTCATTGCCAACACACTGCACGGAAACATCGCCATGCACACATCGGAAACGGCAGGAACCACAGTCACCGTGCACCTTCCCGCTGCCCGGCAGGCAGACATGCCAGAACCTCTTTCCAGTCCTATTCCAGACCAGCTCTGGCATTGTGCCACAATACTTATTGCCGATGATGAACCCGTTAACCGTCTGATCACCAAGCGACTGCTGGAAAAATCGGGCTTCAGGGTTCTGCTTGCGGAAGATGGAGAACAGGCACTGCAACGTTTACGCCAGCATCCATGCGATGCCGTGCTTATGGATGTGCAGATGCCTAAACTGGACGGCATTCAAGCAACAAAAGCCATCAGACACGGAGAAGCAGGCAAACATCACGCCGCCATCCCCGTTATCGCTCTCACGGCCTTTATGCACAAAGAAGAACTTGCCCCCTGCATGGAGGCAGGCATGACCACCGTGGTCAGAAAACCTCTGGATATGGATGAACTGCTTACCGTGCTGCGCAATCTGCTCTAA
- a CDS encoding cobalamin B12-binding domain-containing protein codes for MEHLTQEQQQRASGLKEIYLEHLLEARRRTACAAVLQEVEAGFPISAAYLRVIQPAMYTVGSMWQNNEIDITTEHYCTAATQLLMAQLFPYALVQPRNGLSMIGCCLGSELHEMGMRMVCDFFEFSGWDTYFTGAVTPGDDIVRAIASREPDLVCLSATMFTGMPQVRDVVHALRQRMKDRAPKVMAGGLAFMVNPNLWRVVGADGTARNAPQAVATAGALLGIGKTAHA; via the coding sequence GTGGAACATCTCACCCAAGAGCAACAGCAACGGGCGTCCGGGCTCAAAGAAATCTATCTGGAGCACCTCCTTGAAGCACGCAGAAGAACCGCCTGCGCCGCTGTCTTGCAGGAGGTGGAGGCCGGATTTCCCATTTCTGCCGCCTATCTGCGCGTCATCCAGCCCGCCATGTATACGGTTGGCAGCATGTGGCAGAATAATGAAATTGATATTACCACGGAACACTACTGCACCGCCGCTACACAACTCCTCATGGCCCAACTCTTCCCCTATGCGCTGGTGCAGCCCCGCAACGGGCTAAGCATGATCGGCTGCTGCCTGGGGAGCGAACTCCACGAAATGGGCATGCGTATGGTATGCGACTTTTTCGAATTTTCCGGCTGGGACACTTACTTCACCGGTGCCGTAACCCCCGGCGACGACATCGTGCGCGCCATTGCCTCCCGCGAACCGGACCTCGTCTGCCTTTCAGCCACCATGTTCACCGGTATGCCTCAGGTGCGCGATGTTGTTCACGCGCTGCGGCAGCGGATGAAAGACCGCGCCCCCAAAGTCATGGCTGGCGGACTTGCCTTTATGGTAAACCCGAACCTCTGGCGCGTCGTTGGTGCGGACGGCACCGCCCGCAATGCCCCACAAGCCGTGGCAACGGCAGGCGCGCTTCTCGGAATCGGAAAAACCGCACATGCTTAA
- a CDS encoding HDOD domain-containing protein produces the protein MISNEELESIAPEAREKAKATLRMRFRFTNHDHPFVAQLVRFAYSELLERIAQGIESGDSPPLTLPSERQPAPHFGKVFSMEELLRHRINLVSLPQLVVQLQGAINSPKASVEDIAKIISNDVKLTASLLRLVNSPLYGLVNRIETISRAVAIIGLRPLTSLAIGATLISNLNKQKTGSAMEEFWLHSIACASIAKRFAEQCNKPEPERYFVGGLLHDIGRLFMLGAFPDEAETVYKYAVSRGISLHQAELAVFGFSHVDIGARILEMWNLSEATTSAIRLHHTPEDEPGNPYDDHHVIHLADAMAKALGYYASGDYYVPKISGLSWTALGLDTQMLNETIADLHLEIETVAHIMLRSSV, from the coding sequence ATGATATCAAACGAAGAGCTTGAATCCATTGCCCCGGAAGCGCGGGAAAAGGCCAAGGCCACGCTGCGTATGCGCTTTCGCTTCACCAATCACGACCACCCGTTCGTGGCTCAGTTGGTGCGCTTTGCATACAGCGAACTTCTGGAACGCATAGCACAGGGCATAGAGAGCGGTGATTCGCCCCCCTTGACTCTCCCATCAGAGCGCCAGCCCGCACCACATTTCGGCAAGGTCTTTTCCATGGAGGAGCTTCTCAGGCACCGCATCAATCTCGTTTCTCTACCGCAACTTGTGGTACAGTTGCAGGGGGCCATCAATTCGCCTAAGGCTTCAGTAGAAGACATCGCCAAAATCATCAGCAACGATGTGAAGCTGACCGCGTCTCTGCTCAGGCTGGTGAACAGCCCGTTGTATGGGCTTGTAAACAGGATTGAAACGATATCACGGGCAGTTGCCATCATCGGCTTACGGCCTCTCACCAGCCTTGCCATAGGGGCTACGCTCATCAGCAATCTCAATAAGCAGAAGACCGGTAGTGCCATGGAGGAATTCTGGTTGCACAGCATCGCCTGTGCTTCCATTGCCAAGCGCTTTGCGGAGCAGTGCAACAAGCCTGAACCGGAACGCTACTTCGTGGGCGGCCTGCTCCATGACATTGGCCGGCTTTTCATGCTGGGCGCCTTCCCTGATGAGGCAGAGACTGTATACAAATACGCCGTTTCGCGCGGCATTTCTCTGCATCAGGCGGAGCTTGCCGTATTCGGCTTCAGCCATGTGGACATAGGGGCGCGCATTCTGGAAATGTGGAATTTGAGCGAAGCCACTACCTCCGCCATCAGGTTACACCACACGCCGGAGGACGAGCCCGGCAATCCGTATGACGACCATCATGTCATCCACCTAGCGGACGCCATGGCCAAGGCGCTGGGCTACTATGCCAGTGGGGACTACTATGTTCCCAAAATTTCCGGTCTGTCATGGACCGCTCTTGGGCTTGATACACAGATGCTGAATGAGACCATAGCGGACCTGCATCTGGAGATTGAGACGGTGGCGCATATCATGTTACGGTCATCGGTTTGA
- the pelG gene encoding exopolysaccharide Pel transporter PelG, which translates to MAGIGFELRRILGKGSYLDELGAYLYAALISSGPWLMSIFTLSVLGLFRERTLSNIDHEIFRSTIIYTYAFSLVYVGFFQLVATRYLADEFYLGNLESSMRAFWTTSAVVLVTGTPLAAFAYWQFEISAIYTLLAVMLFIVVCLIWLAMIFISAVKDYIHIVIAFAAGTFISIGGALLLSRNLGAEGHMLGYLAGQAVIFFWLVARLIAEFPTSSIWDARLFTYFRKYWELALVGVIYNLAIWIDKIVFWLAPDARTIVPHFRTHDFYEGPIFFAYLTIVPTLAIFLMKVETSFYDHYRLYYAKIMDNLPLGTILEEKDRLVESLHASLREILIIQGAITCLCIAFAPEIIALAQMTPIQIPIYRVALVGAFLQVLLSVVIIILFYFDLRRDVLIVSALFLVTNGIFSWLSTRMDVAFYGYGYCYSCFTALLAAYWILDWNIRNLEYITFARQPIG; encoded by the coding sequence ATGGCAGGTATAGGATTTGAACTGCGCCGCATTCTGGGCAAGGGCTCCTATCTGGACGAGCTTGGGGCCTATCTGTACGCCGCACTCATATCCTCAGGCCCGTGGCTCATGAGCATTTTCACGCTCTCCGTGCTCGGGCTGTTCAGGGAGCGGACCCTCTCCAACATTGACCACGAGATTTTCCGATCCACCATTATCTACACCTACGCGTTCTCACTGGTGTACGTGGGCTTTTTCCAGCTTGTGGCCACCCGTTATCTTGCGGACGAATTCTATTTGGGCAATCTGGAATCCTCCATGCGCGCCTTCTGGACCACATCCGCCGTTGTGCTTGTCACAGGTACGCCCCTTGCAGCCTTTGCTTACTGGCAGTTCGAGATATCGGCCATATACACATTGCTCGCGGTCATGCTTTTCATCGTGGTTTGCCTCATCTGGCTGGCCATGATCTTCATCTCCGCAGTGAAGGACTACATTCACATTGTCATCGCCTTTGCCGCAGGTACCTTCATCAGCATTGGCGGGGCCCTGCTGCTCAGCCGGAACCTCGGAGCTGAAGGCCACATGCTGGGCTACCTCGCCGGGCAGGCGGTGATCTTCTTCTGGCTTGTGGCACGCCTTATCGCTGAATTTCCCACCAGCTCCATCTGGGATGCGCGCCTCTTCACCTATTTCCGCAAGTACTGGGAACTGGCGCTGGTCGGCGTGATATACAATCTGGCAATATGGATAGACAAAATTGTATTCTGGCTGGCTCCGGACGCTAGAACAATCGTTCCCCACTTCCGGACGCATGATTTTTACGAAGGTCCCATATTCTTTGCTTACCTCACCATCGTGCCCACGCTGGCCATCTTTTTGATGAAGGTGGAAACATCTTTCTACGACCATTACAGATTGTACTACGCCAAGATCATGGACAACCTGCCGCTAGGAACCATTCTGGAAGAAAAAGACAGGCTTGTGGAATCGCTGCACGCTTCCCTACGTGAAATACTCATCATCCAGGGGGCCATAACCTGCCTGTGCATCGCCTTTGCGCCGGAGATCATTGCCCTTGCCCAAATGACCCCCATCCAGATCCCTATCTACCGCGTGGCCCTTGTGGGTGCCTTCTTGCAGGTCCTGCTCTCTGTTGTTATCATCATATTGTTTTACTTTGATCTGCGAAGGGATGTTCTCATCGTATCCGCCCTGTTTCTAGTCACCAACGGCATCTTCAGTTGGCTTTCGACCCGCATGGACGTCGCTTTCTACGGATACGGTTACTGCTATTCCTGTTTCACGGCGCTGTTAGCCGCATACTGGATACTGGACTGGAACATCCGTAACCTTGAATACATCACCTTTGCCAGACAACCCATCGGCTAG
- a CDS encoding chemotaxis protein CheB, translated as MQDNVNRDDKNLYNNAQPNTQTSGINTLKSNEGAADPADNELYIAGIGASAGGLEALEHFFNNAPVDSRMAFVVIQHLSPDFKSLMDEILARQTSMPIHRVDDGMKILGGNIYLIPAKKAMTVRNGHLYLTDRDTTRSLEMPIDIFFHSLAEDAGKRAIGIILSGTGTDGSRGIASIRRAGGLVLVQAPETAKFDGMPRSALESGTVNLVLSPEEMPESLLKHVADPNSLGEKTVHSSKCGIDEDEGDAALALLKKHYGIDFAYYKPTTVGRRLERRMALSQIPSLSAYLTYIRENAEELNALYKDLLIGVTSFFRDKESFERLEQQVIPALFERAAEQPDQKDIRCWVAGCATGEEVYSLAILLTEEAERRNFSGKITIFATDVHRESLDIASAGIYEANRLEVVSRNRMQRFFRQESDNSFRVSSELRGMVVFAPHNVISDPPFTKMDLVTCRNMLIYLMPIAQEKAISMFHFALRVGGVLFLGSSETPGALAPEFDTIDAKAKLYRKNRDVKLNIDMRVNPADKPRRLVAPMRAMATLDRSLLRDYDLLLERHLPPGIIVNENREIIHIFGDASRYLVRMSGRMDRDILDMTEGDLKLALGAALHRAAQEERKIVFSNIKVALGSKTESMDLTVESLHDDRPGQQHFHVSFSASQPGHPAVDKKAAAAADGSLYTDSEAAWQRVSELEGDLQTTRENLQATIEELQTTNEELQSTNEELLAANEELQSTNEELHSVNEELFTVNAEFEKKNRELKELNDDLDNLLRSTEVGTLFLDAALCIRKFNPAIMRSFRLLPHDIGRPVDHIAYQHPGREHMLRSLEEVLQSGDSAEEEIRDAEGNWLLRRVLPFKDSEGNTNGVVLTFLDITSVKIAEEERRQLDFIKALASSVPGLVFQFQQPPDAEGGYTFVSDYARAMLGQQTTRMLSAATSMAALVHADDLHVFREALAAALKNGTTMEFEHRCQTDNGCVWLHTRGTSVRISDGTTIWNGVSIDITPRKLAEANLAKAAEFYLSILNKAPALIWRAGQDGLCNWFNATWLDFTGRSMEQEMGNGWADGVHPDDMQHCLTTYTEAFARHAPFEMEYRLRRHDGEFRWIVDFGCPIQGLDGAFMGYIGYCYDISERKQALADLELARLNAEKASKSKSEFLANMSHEVRTPLNGIHGMLQLVLDGAANAEQREYAEIALQACKRLTHLLTDILDLSRVEAGKLTIQQQPFTLREIMDHVGDLFRPSVIKSGVILETHVSPAIPSMLVGDPIRLLQVLNNLVGNAFKFTTAGRILVEVHPLPSGNTGTVRVFFAITDTGIGVPREKIDTLFQPFTQVTNGYNKQYQGAGLGLSICKHLVALMGGDIYMESEPGEGTTVLFCCTFTQCECGTREDTCALPMPQPRSMRILLAEDDAVSRLSAQRQLERAGFTVTLAVNGLEVLRELQKDTFDVVLMDIQMPYMDGLETTRAIRAGEAGKRAAEIAIIAMTAYAMAGDKDTFIEAGMNSYIAKPFETEQLVELMHRLVD; from the coding sequence ATGCAGGACAATGTAAATAGAGACGACAAAAACCTATACAACAATGCACAACCCAATACGCAGACTTCCGGTATAAATACGCTCAAGAGCAATGAGGGCGCTGCCGATCCAGCGGATAATGAGCTATACATCGCAGGCATAGGTGCTTCTGCCGGGGGGTTGGAAGCACTTGAGCATTTCTTCAACAACGCGCCTGTAGACAGCAGGATGGCATTTGTTGTCATTCAGCACCTGTCGCCTGATTTTAAAAGCCTCATGGACGAAATTCTCGCCCGCCAGACCTCCATGCCCATCCACCGAGTAGATGATGGCATGAAAATCCTTGGCGGAAATATCTATCTCATCCCGGCCAAAAAGGCGATGACCGTCCGCAACGGGCACCTCTACCTCACCGACCGCGACACCACCCGCTCGCTGGAAATGCCCATAGATATTTTTTTCCATTCCCTTGCGGAGGATGCAGGAAAACGCGCCATAGGCATTATCCTTTCCGGTACGGGTACCGACGGTTCTCGCGGCATTGCCTCCATCCGCCGTGCGGGGGGGCTGGTACTGGTTCAGGCACCGGAAACAGCAAAATTCGACGGCATGCCGCGTAGCGCTCTGGAAAGCGGCACGGTTAACCTTGTGCTCTCACCGGAAGAAATGCCGGAATCTCTTCTCAAACACGTCGCAGACCCGAACTCGTTGGGCGAAAAAACCGTCCATTCAAGCAAATGCGGTATTGATGAAGATGAAGGAGATGCGGCACTGGCCCTGCTGAAAAAGCACTACGGCATAGACTTCGCTTACTACAAACCCACCACCGTAGGCCGCCGCCTGGAACGGCGCATGGCCCTCAGCCAGATTCCGTCTCTTTCCGCCTATCTCACCTACATCCGGGAGAATGCAGAAGAACTGAACGCGCTGTATAAAGATCTTCTCATCGGCGTGACCAGTTTCTTTCGTGATAAAGAGTCCTTTGAACGGCTTGAGCAGCAGGTCATCCCGGCCCTGTTCGAACGGGCCGCGGAACAGCCGGACCAGAAAGACATCCGCTGCTGGGTTGCCGGCTGCGCCACCGGCGAGGAGGTATACTCCCTCGCCATCCTTCTCACAGAAGAGGCAGAGCGGCGTAACTTTTCAGGAAAAATCACTATTTTCGCTACAGACGTGCACCGTGAATCTCTGGACATAGCCTCTGCAGGCATCTACGAGGCAAACCGGCTGGAAGTGGTCTCCCGCAACCGCATGCAGCGCTTTTTCAGGCAGGAATCAGATAACTCGTTCCGTGTCAGTTCTGAACTGCGCGGCATGGTAGTCTTTGCACCGCACAACGTCATCAGCGATCCGCCTTTCACCAAAATGGATCTCGTCACCTGCCGCAACATGCTCATCTACCTCATGCCCATTGCGCAGGAAAAGGCCATTTCCATGTTCCATTTTGCGCTGCGGGTAGGGGGCGTCCTGTTCCTCGGCTCCAGCGAAACGCCGGGGGCTCTGGCTCCGGAGTTCGATACCATAGACGCCAAGGCCAAGCTCTACAGGAAAAACAGGGACGTCAAACTGAATATTGATATGCGGGTAAATCCGGCGGACAAACCCCGCAGGCTCGTGGCTCCCATGCGCGCCATGGCCACGCTGGACCGCAGCCTTCTGCGCGACTACGACCTGCTGCTGGAACGGCATCTTCCCCCGGGAATCATCGTGAATGAGAATAGAGAAATCATACACATTTTCGGTGATGCTTCCCGCTATCTGGTTCGCATGTCAGGCCGCATGGATCGCGATATTCTCGATATGACCGAAGGCGACCTCAAGCTCGCTCTGGGAGCCGCCCTGCATCGGGCCGCTCAAGAAGAACGCAAGATAGTCTTCAGCAACATCAAAGTTGCGCTGGGCAGCAAAACAGAAAGCATGGACCTCACGGTAGAAAGCCTGCACGACGACAGACCTGGCCAGCAGCACTTCCATGTGTCGTTTTCCGCCAGCCAACCCGGCCATCCCGCAGTGGATAAAAAAGCCGCTGCAGCCGCAGACGGCAGCCTCTACACCGACAGCGAAGCGGCATGGCAACGCGTATCGGAACTGGAGGGCGACCTGCAGACCACAAGAGAGAATCTTCAGGCAACCATAGAAGAACTGCAAACCACCAACGAAGAATTACAGAGCACGAACGAAGAACTGCTCGCCGCTAACGAGGAGCTGCAAAGCACCAATGAAGAACTGCACTCGGTAAACGAGGAACTCTTCACGGTAAACGCGGAATTCGAAAAGAAAAACAGGGAACTGAAAGAACTTAACGACGATCTGGATAACCTGCTCCGCAGCACTGAGGTGGGCACCCTGTTTCTGGACGCTGCCCTGTGTATACGAAAATTCAACCCCGCCATCATGCGCTCCTTCCGCCTTCTGCCGCATGACATAGGCAGACCGGTAGATCACATTGCCTACCAGCATCCGGGCCGCGAGCATATGCTAAGATCGCTTGAAGAGGTGCTGCAATCAGGCGATTCCGCAGAAGAAGAGATAAGAGATGCAGAAGGCAACTGGCTGCTCAGACGGGTTCTCCCTTTCAAGGACAGCGAGGGAAACACCAACGGTGTGGTGCTCACCTTCCTGGACATTACCAGCGTGAAGATTGCCGAAGAGGAACGCAGGCAACTGGATTTCATCAAGGCCCTCGCCTCCAGCGTTCCCGGACTTGTCTTCCAGTTCCAACAGCCCCCGGATGCCGAAGGAGGCTACACTTTCGTCAGCGACTATGCCCGGGCCATGCTTGGGCAGCAGACCACCCGCATGCTCAGCGCGGCAACCTCCATGGCCGCTCTCGTGCATGCAGATGACCTTCACGTCTTCCGGGAAGCATTGGCCGCCGCACTGAAAAACGGAACCACCATGGAGTTTGAGCACCGCTGCCAGACAGACAACGGCTGCGTATGGCTGCACACGCGCGGCACCTCTGTCAGAATATCAGACGGCACCACCATATGGAACGGGGTCTCCATAGACATCACGCCACGCAAACTGGCCGAGGCCAACCTTGCCAAAGCGGCGGAGTTCTATCTCTCAATACTGAACAAAGCCCCGGCCCTCATCTGGCGCGCCGGTCAGGACGGCCTGTGCAACTGGTTCAATGCCACCTGGCTAGATTTTACCGGCAGGTCCATGGAACAGGAAATGGGCAACGGCTGGGCAGACGGCGTGCACCCGGACGACATGCAACACTGCCTCACCACCTACACCGAAGCCTTTGCCAGGCACGCTCCCTTTGAAATGGAATACCGCCTGCGCAGACATGACGGCGAATTCCGCTGGATTGTAGACTTCGGCTGCCCCATTCAGGGGCTGGACGGTGCATTCATGGGCTACATAGGCTACTGCTATGACATCAGCGAGCGTAAGCAGGCTTTGGCAGATCTGGAACTGGCCCGGCTGAACGCCGAAAAGGCCAGCAAGTCCAAAAGCGAATTCCTTGCCAACATGAGCCACGAGGTGCGTACCCCGCTTAATGGCATCCACGGCATGCTCCAACTGGTGCTGGATGGCGCGGCGAACGCGGAGCAGAGAGAGTATGCCGAAATCGCACTGCAGGCGTGCAAGCGGCTCACCCACCTGCTTACAGATATTCTGGATCTCTCCCGGGTGGAGGCGGGCAAACTGACCATTCAACAGCAACCCTTCACCCTTAGGGAAATCATGGATCACGTGGGTGACCTGTTCCGCCCCAGTGTCATCAAATCCGGTGTCATTCTGGAAACACACGTTTCTCCTGCCATCCCGTCCATGCTCGTCGGTGATCCCATCCGCCTGCTGCAGGTTCTGAACAACCTCGTCGGCAACGCTTTCAAATTCACCACGGCGGGCCGGATTCTGGTGGAGGTTCACCCGCTGCCTTCCGGCAATACGGGAACAGTCCGTGTCTTCTTTGCCATAACGGATACCGGCATCGGCGTGCCCCGGGAAAAGATCGACACACTCTTCCAACCCTTCACACAGGTAACAAACGGGTATAACAAACAGTATCAGGGAGCCGGATTGGGGCTTTCCATTTGCAAGCATCTGGTCGCACTCATGGGAGGCGACATCTACATGGAAAGTGAGCCGGGAGAAGGCACAACGGTCCTTTTCTGCTGCACATTCACCCAGTGTGAGTGCGGCACGCGCGAGGACACATGCGCTCTGCCCATGCCGCAGCCCCGCTCCATGCGGATACTCCTCGCGGAAGATGATGCCGTAAGCCGCCTTTCCGCCCAACGGCAGCTTGAGCGGGCAGGATTTACAGTAACGCTGGCGGTTAACGGACTGGAAGTGCTGAGAGAATTGCAAAAAGACACGTTTGATGTTGTGCTCATGGACATACAGATGCCCTACATGGACGGGCTTGAAACCACGCGGGCCATCCGCGCGGGAGAAGCAGGAAAGCGTGCCGCAGAAATCGCCATAATTGCCATGACAGCCTACGCCATGGCGGGCGACAAGGACACGTTCATTGAAGCGGGCATGAACAGCTACATCGCAAAACCGTTTGAAACGGAGCAACTGGTCGAGCTCATGCACCGACTCGTAGATTAG